A genomic region of Miscanthus floridulus cultivar M001 chromosome 3, ASM1932011v1, whole genome shotgun sequence contains the following coding sequences:
- the LOC136544997 gene encoding uncharacterized protein: MKLVWCPDTASKAYIDGVRAIAGNDSADGSPELAELVAAMAGGWNAQLIVDAPYVDVDASPSPSPSPSSSRRPPATSLALAAAARRTGGRYARLDNDNDNDNDGATTQEAINSGSSSSAAEAAMARLEGVDLLVLDARRRDAAAVLRAARPGPRGMVVVRHGDTTGGGVRRRGAASATAPWGTMAAGTRVVRAAYLPIGAGGVEVLHVGVGKGPSLPTAQQQQSRRSGRGRWIRHVNHRTGEEHVFRRQ, translated from the coding sequence ATGAAGCTGGTGTGGTGCCCCGACACGGCCTCCAAGGCCTACATCGACGGCGTCCGGGCGATCGCGGGCAACGACTCCGCCGACGGTTCGCCCGAGCTCGCCGAGCtcgtcgccgccatggccggcggctggAACGCCCAGCTCATCGTCGACGCCCCGTACGTGGACGTGGacgcctcgccgtcgccgtcgccgtcgccgtctagcagccgccgcccgcccgccaccagcctcgcgctcgccgccgccgcgcgccgcacGGGCGGCCGCTACGCCCGCCTCGACAACGACAACGACAACGACAACGACGGCGCCACGACTCAGGAGGCCATCAACTCCGGCTCCTCGTCCTCCGCcgccgaggcggccatggcgcggctGGAGGGCGTCGACCTCCTCGTGCTGGACGCGCGGCGGCGAGACGCCGCGGCCgtgctgagggcggcgaggccggGGCCCAGGGGCATGGTCGTGGTGCGCCACGGCGACACCACCGGCGGCGGCGTCCGGCGCCGCGgcgccgcctccgccaccgcgCCGTGGGGGACGATGGCGGCCGGGACCAGGGTCGTGCGCGCCGCCTACCTCCCCATCGGCGCCGGCGGCGTCGAGGTGCTGCACGTCGGGGTCGGCAAGGGCCCCAGCCTGCCGAcggcgcagcagcagcagagcaggaGGTCCGGCCGTGGGCGGTGGATCCGCCACGTCAACCACCGCACCGGCGAGGAGCACGTCTTCCGGCGCCAGTAG